TTAATCCATGACTATGTGGTTCAGTGTCATGGCTATGACTGTGACCATGGTGGTCATGATCGTTCCCACCATGGCCATGGTGATGCCCATGATCATGACCCAGCAAGATAGCCATAGCTATAttaaccactaaaccaaatGCAGAAACCACGAACATGAGAAAGCCTTGTACTTCCCCTGTATCATGGATAAGTCTAGCTATGGCTTCATAAACAAGGATGCCAGCTAGAAGCCATATCATCTGGATGGAAACAAGGGCACCAAGAATTTCAATCCTGAAGAATCCATATGTTTGACGAGGAGTAGCCTCCCACCCTGATGCCCAGAGAGAAAACAAGGAAATTGCAAATGCTGCAACATCTGACAAGAGATGAGCTGCATCAGTTAAGATTGCAAGACTGTTGGCTTTAATTCCTCCGGCTACTTCAACACTCATAAAGACAATGCACAGCACTACTGCTGTTAACAATTTCCGCATAGAGGCTGCACGTTCGTTTGCATCTTTAGAAATGGTTTGAGCATCAGAAAACCCACATGCTGCGCCTCCACAAATCGTATTTCCACCTAGGCTTGTCTCTGCAGCTGGCACATCTCCACGTATTTCAATTATCTGCCCTTGTTCAGAATTTTGCACTTCCATCTGAAAACTGTATAAACAACGAGTtgagaaattttttattcacaaaCTGtagaacaaaaaaacaaaatgaggTCAAGTCAACAAAGTTATCAAGATTAGAAGGACTTTTATCAACAAAAAAACAGCTTATTTTCAATATCTCTCATCAACCCCGGCATTTCTCTTAGCCTTCTCCTTTGCCTCTCTTTCTCATCATATGGTATCTTTacctaataaaaatttcaccatGTTACCAACTTCTCAACCAAAATCTGCCAATAAACCATAGATATCTTCAATCCTTTATTATGATTCGCAAGTGGTTTTAACGTATGAATTTCCAACACGCATCTCAAAACAATTTATCTAAAAAAGTGGAAAAAATTTGCAATCCAGAACTACTGACATCCTCATCAGCATCAAGTCATAGTAAATACAAAAGTAGGCAGGGAAAATAGCAGAGAGACCACGATAGGAGAGTGGCATGTAGCAATGCAGGATAACTTTTTTCTTGGAGATTATTTTTAAGGACAGTGGCCTCCGTgcttattttcctttaaaagtATCCGATTTGATACACATTGCATTGATATTTCTCCTTTCACTTAAAAAGGACAgcgatatatatatttagcctTAAAACTCTTATACTaaaacaggggacacacaaAAGAAGAGGAATGAAAGGTTTTCTTTATGCCCAAGATTCATGAAGACTAAAGAATCAAATACAAACTTAGCAGCAAATATCACAATTGCAGCCCATGTATTGGATCAGGAAAAGCGTCACACgttttaatatgtatatacatatatattgatacATGTATACAAGATTGTATCAGTTTTAAATCTAgagtcaaacaaaaaaaaaggtaattccAAAGGTGGTTATTCAGAATCATTTTCAACGAATAAACGGACTTAAAGGAATCAGTggagtaataaaataaaagaaatagaattacCTTCTGTAGTGGCTCTTCGTTCTCGCTTTTGATTACTCCAGCCTTCTCCGAAGAATAAATCCCAATTTCTTTTGCATATTACAGAGGTACGATAATgatgagaataaaaaataagaaaccagcaaaaaaataaattatacaattaaatattGGTGTTGTAAGAGAAACCCATTTTCTGGAGATttagaaaaacttttaaaaagtatatatatttttcttatttctcagGATCTGGGAAAAGCAGAGaaagagaaggaaagaaaaccCAGATTCCAGACATATTGAATGGGATAAGAACAAActttgaaaaagaataaataagaaAGAACGGAAAAAAGCACCTTTAATTGAAGTAATGGTGGCTCCACCAGATTGAGAGGTTTGATGCAGTAAAAGCAAGAGCATATATTCATACAAATCGAAAGATTGAAGGTAGAGTTTGGAATGGGAGTGGGTGGGTATAAATCTTAAGTTAAGCTAAGCTTAAATTTAAGAACAGAAAAAGggttttttacaataatattataaataaaaataaaaatttaccaaaatattagaaattttttttatttaccaaaatatataaattttttttatttaccaaaatatataaaaaacccaaaaaaattgcaaaaaaaatcaGATCGATGTGACAATTAACTGGTCACGCCAATGAGATTGGTAGCACCAATGGTGCCATACTAATTGGCGGCACCACTCAGATATAAATCGACCTCTGTccaaattgaagagaaaaatcaaaagaaaaaaaagaagaagaagagttggcgaaaaagaagaaaaaagagagaaaaggaggtattttttaaaaataattgattatattgttgttattattttgtatattttgtaatatttttgttttagtttagttattaagattaataaaactcaaaataatagtattagttagtattattattattattattattattgttgttgttgttgttgttgttgttgttgttagtattaagatgttattaatgtattaagatGTAACTTAGTAATATTATTGTTAGCGTAAAAccgatattattattatggttacttattatttttatttactgaaaataaactagttagtaaaaactagtattattattatagttagttagttagttattattttagtaaaattaataattttagtgtgtattattttgagtataaaattattaatattattttgagtataaaattaataattttagtgtgtattattttgtgtattattttgagtataaatttttttaagtaattgaTTACTGTTCGAgattttttatgagatttttttttttatttgatagattaaatattgaagatggatgctaagtttcttgtatgcgtttatttcgatggagtcatattgacaacaagtgttggatgtgtatttgaatgtcggcaacaaatagcaatgagatttaatagaaatgtatcgttcgatgaaatgaaagcaatgattaatgcaaaatccatagacgttgtgggagaaggatatcaaaattttctacaagtttccggTTTAACAAATCCGGTCAAATTCGttaaatggaacttgtagacgacgaagacgtggagacaatggtcgatcTCTCTGTGGAATGGGAGTGAgaagaatgcaccgattcacttatttgccGAGTTAGTCGATATGGAGCAAAATGCATCGATGAAGAAGACGGGTCAAGAACCgcggatggtggctccaatatcatacgttgatagtgaatcaactATGGGTGGGATCGATGTCGACACGAATATTACGTACCGATGTTGAcatggttggtggtgaagaaaAAGGTGCCGgcgaagaagaaggtggtggcgatatgaagaggtcgatagtgacgcTGATCCCGATGTGGAtgatgtacctgatgatattgacgCTGAAGATGTCAACAACGATGAAGGCATTAACGCTTCTTCAGTCGGGGAGCAGATGCGGCatattgtgatacacaataatcctgggccacacatgtcgctcatagaccccgacACAGCTTATGTATCTGAGTTTccggagtaccctgaaataggTCATTCTCACGGGCTGGCCGTAACATCTGATGATGATGAGTTATTCATAGGCTAGAGATTCAGTtgtaaagaagagtgcgtaTATGCCATTAAACGGTACAGCATGAAGATATCGGTGGATTATAAAGTCTCCGTCTCTACTCCGACAAtatatgttggggagtgttggaaggctgcggaaggctgcaattggcgggtacgagctgcattcattagaagttctcagatgtgggaaatacgaaaatttgttggtcctcatatatgcacatcaacacgtatgacagaagatcatggaaaacttgattcgaaaactatttgtacgtgtatcatgccaatggtgaaggataTGCCGACCATTAGAGTTTCGATACTCATTGCGgaaatgcaagcacgattccagtatcgagtctcatatcggaaggcatgggtagctaaacagatggcgatGGAGCAACTGTATGGGGATTACGATTCGTCGTATAACGAGCTTCAAGGTTGGATAGCTGCTATGCGGGAGTACGTACCGGGGACTATGATTGAGTTGCAGACAAGTCTATATTACGGCCCGGATGAGCAGTTACAGCCGGCaaaaagaattttccatcggatgttctggatgttcgatccatgtgtgcgggcatttccccactgcaagccaCTTGTGCAGGTGGATGAGACCTGGttgtatggaaaatatacacgATATCGCTTCTTGCGATTCGCAAGACAAGATATGAACGCGTTCTCGATAGCATTTGCTATCGTAGGTAAAAAGAACATggagtcttgggaattcttcctaACAAATCTGCGGAAGTATGTTATTAGGaacgataacatttgcatcatctccgatagagggaagggtttaattgcagctattaggcgttccggtgtgtcatggagatccgtttactgcatTCGTCACATTGCGTCAAACTTCCATAAAGATTACAAGTATGCAGACCGGAAGAGACAAGtcgtggcaatgggtaaatgataaccttatcttttcaatctaagttgtaatgtttgatgttatggacttactagaacttatttttcgttaatacgtatgcagcgtacgagttaaagccacatattttccggaaaagaaTGAaccgacttgagagtgacatagAGGGGCAGACAAACACATTTTTCCGGCAATGGTTGCGCACAATGGAGCCGTGGCAGTGtgctcaaagttttgacgagggctttcgttatggccACATGACCACAAACTTAGACAAGGGGATCGATGCTATCTTGTTGAAAACACGTCATCTTCTGATTGCATCGGtattttctgctactttctacaggttggctacgttgatgccaagaatgggggGGCAGCAAGTCGACCAGATTCAGGCGGGACATGTGTTTGTCGAACATGTGAGGGATGCAATGGTCGTAAATCGTCGGTTGGCAAGGTCAATGAACGTGAAAATATATTCACGACGACTGGAAACGTTTCAAGTTACTGGGAACATCGGTCGTCGAACtaggtcctacggagttgatctTCGGAACAGACGGTGCGAGTGCATGAAGttcgaaacacttcattatccctGTGCGCATGTCGTGGCAGCGTGTGCTAAAGTCAACCTTGATGCTAAacaatatgtcgatgatgtgtacacgctGGAGCGCACATTGCGTGTCTGGGAGAATGAGTTCCCCGTCCTGCCGGACCTATCTACGTGGGAGGTGCCGCCGATCACTTTTGAGCTTCTCCCACGCAGGCTACAGGAATCCAAGGGTCGTCTGATCAAGCGAATCCGTAATGAgatggacattagggagaaatctgaCAGAAAGCATTGTGGAATATGTAGGTTAAGTGGTCATAGCCGGAATAAATGTCCTAACCGAAACTTTCATGTCAGGCAGTCGTCGGGATCGAGGCGAAATTGAGCTACtgacccaaaatttttatgtatattgttataaaaggtaATTTTAAGATTATATCGATTTTTTTATTCGGCTTATGCTTACGcttaaattgtatccaaattgTAACATTAccatttaaatgttaaaaaaaaccaTGTGAGCGTTGTGGAATTATTAAGATTATATCGAAAATAGAGGCATTCATAATTTGATTGagctttaatataatgaaaaaagtcgtggcaatggatatttatacataaaattcagAAGTAAGCAATACCTAAAATACAAATATGGCATTTATGGAAAAAGTGCATTAAACCCCTAAATttgatggttcgatggtgtTGTCCGAGGGGTATACCTATGCGAAGGTCGACGCTCACGGCCTGGGCGACGACTAACATCCTCATCGTCCGCAGGTGGGGGCGTGGAAAACGTAGAGGAAAGGTCTTGTTGCTCGCTCGTCGCGATTTAACTTGAACCATCATGAGTCTTATAATGTCTGCAGATCGTGTTTGACAGTAGGGCATGCCGTCATGCCAAGGGATCCAAATAGTTCAAAGTCGTGGCGATTCGCCTGTCTGGCTTCGGATAATATTCACCGCCCACCGAATCCGGACGATAGCCATGTGAATCCATATTTAACTGTGATTGTCCGGGATCTGGTTAGGGGTTCTGCTCGGGCTCTGCCTGTTGCGGAGAATAATATGCCATCGGCTCCGTATCCAGCACGCTCGTTGCGTCCGATCCCCAAACTTGTTGCACGTAGGGGGGATTACAGTCGATTGCGCTCCaagtaaatacggcttcccGCAGCTATGGCACCATTGTGCATACTCCAATGATGGTTGCAGGTCGGTAGCCATAACCATCTGAGGAATTCGGCGCAATCGATCATTCCACAGTGCGACGTATTTCCGGTGAAATATTCCCCAGTCCAATTGAACTCTTCCTCTCTTTGTCAAGCCGTGATCATCCCCCAATTGGCACGGCGGATCCGGGATAGGTTGGATGCACCCAAACTGCCGAAGCACCCGATCACCGTGATACTACTCGACGAcgttgaaatttattattagtgtGTTAGTACACCATATGTGGGAATCAACGAGTGCGGACGAGAgtacaacattcaaaattttcgGCCTCCGATACggcatccatataaactgcatAAGTAATAACATTGTAACGAGTTAGACCAATAACATGTGAGTAAGATATAGAAATAGAATAGATGCCATTAATAATAGAATAGCAGCTTACCCCTTCCTGGGCATGTTGTTCAATCCTGAAGCGGTATATCGGGACATCACTCGACTTCCCGATGCCTAGACGGGTCCACCTACAAAAATTAGTACagggtttagggttggtaaCATTACCATATATATTATTCGGGACAAATAATGacaatttgtaatatttttttcaccTGAGTGCCAATGGATACAGATAGGGTTGGTGAGTAACGCGTGCCAAAAACGGCATCCGATAAAGCGCCCATAACTGCAGCAGTATGAGGCATCCGCCGATGTCTTTAACTTGCGGCTCTGTCGTCCGACAAAGCTCCCGGTACAGAGTTGCTAGAACGGCAGAACCCCAGCTGTACGATCTAGCAGTGGAGAAATCAGCTAGCAGGGGCAAGTATGACAAATGCACACTGTCGCCGTTTGCATCAGGCATGAGTACTGCCCCTATcatatgcatgatgtacgcCGAAGGCAGACATCACCACCTTCATCGGCGGTTCTTGATAATCCGCATATTTTGGCTtttagccatgtaaattttatgCCGGAAAAATATTTATCACCATCCTCTGGTGACTCTCCTAGGGGTTGATAGCAAACTGTAGCCGGATCGGTGAATGAAGATACTCCCGTTACGGGACTCCCGTCAATTGGGAGTCCAAGCTGCACTGCAACATCCTCCAAGGTCACCGTGCACTCCCCGCACGGAAAATGGAAAGTATGGGTCTCTGAACGTCACCGCTCCACTAGCGcagataataaatcaaaccGCAAGTCGGAGGACCGGATCAATGCTACTGACCCAAATCCGGCTAGCTCCAGGTACGGCATAAATCGTGCATCCGGAGCTATCTTTAAAGCACTGACACGGCCCCTTAATACTCGGAACGAGTCCTGATAgtgtaaaattacaaaaaaatattacgataacataatttatttgtatatactgCGTATatcgtttttaaataaatagaactcctgattaacaaataataaatcataccgcGTTATTAGCCGCATCAGATATGTGTCTAATATCGGTTCATATCAATCGAGCCATTGTGATGcctgcaagttgaaaaaaaaagttagtaaataaatcttacttcggccatttattcatatttttttcttcgcattttattactttaaaaatattataatttctaattttataattttacattatttcaaaggcataatgtttgaaatttattactctagtgtgttatttaaattaatttggtgtaaAAATTAACCTTACCCCTgcctttgctcgtattattttctcgatttttattactttaaataaaattattttattctcgtattttattgttttatattatttcagacattttctttgaaatattttgtattaattatttctgaattttataaaagttagtaatacactcttacttcgccatttgttcgtattttttctccgcattttattactttaaaaatatcataaacttagtcttttaaaattttacattatttcaaagGCATcgtgtttgaaatttattaatttagtgtgttaagggagaataaaagaaaataataaataagtaggGATTAAAAGGTAATTAGCCACATATTTGTGCCGCCTTTTTTTCCCCTCcatcaccctttttttttcctctattattttggtaaataaagaaaaagtttataaaattttggtattttttttgtaatattttgctaaaaAAGCCGCAATAAACCCTTTCCCCTACCCTTTggtcgtattattattttttcgatttttattactttcaataaaactatattattttcgtattttataattttatattatttcagacattttgtttcaattatttgtataaattatattattgatgtttttaaaaaagtaatacactcttacttcgccatttcttcgtattttttatccgtattttattttttttaaatttcgtaatttttataatataattttacattatttcaatttattatgtttgaaatcTATTACATGTGCATTTTTCGCATTTTtcctcattttattattttcgataaatatacaattccgctttttcttttcttattttatgttttcttaaacatacttctttgtcattttacttttaatgttattttcctaaaattttaatttcaaattcctaaataaatttcataaaaaatccctaatcaacatacaatgtacataccattattttttctttctaaacatatttcataaaatatatatgctaaataaaataataaaataactataatgaaataacataaattttaagtacacaaatattacaaaaaaattaaatttataaataaaattacctttttttctttttttccttcattccctcttcttcttcttcttttttttcttctcatttccttttctttccttctttctttcttttttcttctcttttccttctcttcttcttctttctttctctttttctcttctcctttccctttctttccttctttttctttcttccctctcatttcttcctttctttctctctttctttctttctttccttctcctTCTGCCCCCCCACCACCGACCCCCCCTATTATTAACTGGTGCCGCCAATCCCATTGGCGTGACCAGTTAATTGTCACATCGATctgatttttttggtttttttatatattttggtaaataaaaaaagttataatattttggtaaatttttatttttttataatattattgtaaaaaacccacagaaaaaatataaaaatttccttCATTTTCCACCCTAGGATTTCGACtgacaattcaatccttttccATCCTTTTCTCCAAGTCCTTTTGGTAATATAAagtgaataataataataataataataataataataataataataataataataataataataaactaccTCTTAGATATTAAAGAatgagtaaattttattttgatcacttaattaaaaaattataatttggttattaaattatttgaaagttttatttaagttactagACTGTTAAAATTAATGCTATATGGTTTTCTTTATTCGCATTGTCTACACTAATCAAAAGacttttttccttctcttctacagttcagtttttttcatgaaacaacttttgATATCACAAGTctacaaaccaaaattcaaacaattttcttCTCCAAACTCCGACATTGACCTTTAAATCAACTTAGACCTAAGATATGTTCTTTTACTCATTGATGGGTACCAATCCACCAAACTAATTGTCGAATCGTCACTTGGAATTTAtagttaaaacttaaaaaaaaaaaacttaacagcctagtattttaaataaaatttttgaatagtttattgatttaaataaaacttttgaatagtttaatggcttaaattgaaaatttttaaataaccCAATAgcgaaattataatttttaaaattaaataaccgaaaataaaaaattacccgGTTAATGATGGAAAAACTTGGATTTGAATTCGCTTTTAAATTAGGCTTTTAGCCACCAAACTATaacattttcttcatttaagTAGTTAACacttttttggttaaaaataatACCTAAATTAGCAATTTGGTGTtactttttccaaaaatatatgatatccaaaacatttcattattcttttttattgattgatatcatattttgatataaaaatatatatacttaaatgaaaaatacgATATAATTTGAAGGAAAAGTATTCAAGCTCACGGTTTGATAAAATTTACACATATCTCTACGTTTTGGAAAATAACCATTAACCTCTTTAGGGCTTGGTAAAATCTACTAACCCTCTCTGttattgttctatttatttttgttattttaattttgatatttgatattttctatttaaaataataaaatttaattaattataaaatgtatttattattaaattaaattataaattgtattatactcttttaatttttgttttagtagtttttatagttaatatttaaatcttaatttatttataataactaCCGGACAATAGCCAATTTCTCAACTTTATGGGATTTTcgataatatttataatatattagtatGGTTCAACCATGCTTCGTGttgggttaattatttatttgtgccaaattataaagtaaaaatctgaagattaaaatatactctAAGTAAGATTTGTAGAACCAATCAGTGGTTGAACTAGTCAGGCCACTAGTTCATAcagttttgattaaataaatcattaaaaattcgtaaaaataattttaaaaaattgattcaacTAGTACGAACTGATTCATAGGTCAACCAATCTGATGCCTCTCTCTAGACTGACATCCCACTCAATTCTCGGTCCAGTATGGTTCAAACAACCATTACTCTAAGTCTATATATACTTCAtacatttagaatttagtcttactacctttattttcaagaatttaatcactctactttttttatttaaaaatctgcTTTCACATTATATATAACATgcaacattttaataaaaagttaacgatattaactattttaattaattaataatattatataaataaagagaccaaattatattagaaaataaagtataagaattaaatattaaatttaagcataatagagagaccaaaactaaaatttaaccatttatttataatgtaaaaaaaaaaacattttgaacCACGTGTCTGTGTAGGAAGGACCTTCCTTTTATATAGagttagggtaaactacattagcagtcatccaactattagtaaattgtttttttttttgtcatccaactatga
The Gossypium raimondii isolate GPD5lz chromosome 8, ASM2569854v1, whole genome shotgun sequence DNA segment above includes these coding regions:
- the LOC105791285 gene encoding metal tolerance protein 1, with the translated sequence MEVQNSEQGQIIEIRGDVPAAETSLGGNTICGGAACGFSDAQTISKDANERAASMRKLLTAVVLCIVFMSVEVAGGIKANSLAILTDAAHLLSDVAAFAISLFSLWASGWEATPRQTYGFFRIEILGALVSIQMIWLLAGILVYEAIARLIHDTGEVQGFLMFVVSAFGLVVNIAMAILLGHDHGHHHGHGGNDHDHHGHSHSHDTEPHSHGLSITSHHHLHHNHGGNSKLHDEHHHAHEAEADHQVPLLKTYSDCEKNPESGASQKKERNINIQGAYLHVLGDSIQSIGVMIGGAIIWYKPEWKIIDLICTLVFSIIVLATTIRMLRNILEVLMESTPREIDATRLEKGLCEMDEVVAIHELHIWAITVGKVLLACHVLIKREANADMVLNKVIDYIRREYNISHVTIQIERQ